The Oncorhynchus tshawytscha isolate Ot180627B linkage group LG08, Otsh_v2.0, whole genome shotgun sequence genome window below encodes:
- the LOC112256186 gene encoding transcription factor Sox-3-like, producing MYNMMETEIKSPLPQSNSGSAAGNKNNSANDQDRVKRPMNAFMVWSRGQRRKMAQENPKMHNSEISKRLGADWKLLTDAEKRPFIDEAKRLRAMHMKEHPDYKYRPRRKTKTLLKKDKYSLPGGLLAPGANAVNNGVSVGQRMDSYAHMNGWTNSAYSLMQDQLAYPQHHSPQIQQMHRYEMAGLQYPMMSSAQTYMNAASTYSMSPAYTQQTSSAMGLGSMASVCKTEPSSPPPAITSHSQRACLGDLRDMISMYLPPGGDSADHPSLQTSRLHSVHPHYQTAGTGVNGTLPLTHI from the coding sequence ATGTATAACATGATGGAAACCGAGATCAAGAGCCCACTCCCGCAGTCCAATTCGGGTTCAGCGGCGGGCAACAAGAACAACAGTGCCAACGATCAGGACCGGGTGAAGCGGCCTATGAATGCTTTCATGGTGTGGTCCCGTGGACAGCGGAGAAAGATGGCACAAGAGAACCCTAAAATGCACAACTCTGAGATTAGCAAGCGGCTCGGTGCAGACTGGAAACTTTTGACCGACGCGGAGAAGAGACCCTTCATCGACGAGGCCAAGCGTCTGCGCGCCATGCACATGAAGGAGCATCCGGATTACAAATACCGTCCCCGCAGGAAGACCAAGACCCTGCTCAAGAAAGACAAGTATTCTTTGCCTGGAGGACTTCTGGCGCCAGGTGCCAACGCTGTCAACAACGGCGTCTCGGTGGGACAGCGGATGGACAGTTATGCTCACATGAATGGCTGGACCAACAGTGCGTACTCCCTCATGCAGGACCAGTTGGCCTACCCTCAGCATCACAGCCCACAGATTCAGCAGATGCACCGGTATGAGATGGCAGGGCTCCAGTACCCCATGATGTCCTCGGCGCAGACCTACATGAACGCAGCATCCACGTACAGCATGTCCCCCGCATACACGCAGCAAACCTCCAGTGCCATGGGCTTGGGTTCCATGGCCTCCGTGTGCAAGACCGAGCCGAGCTCACCACCTCCGGCCATTACTTCTCACTCCCAGAGAGCGTGTTTGGGGGACCTGAGGGATATGATCAGCATGTACCTGCCTCCCGGTGGCGACAGCGCGGATCACCCGTCCCTGCAGACCAGTCGGTTACACAGTGTACATCCGCACTATCAGACCGCGGGGACTGGCGTGAACGGAACGCTACCCCTAACCCACATTTGA